Genomic DNA from Enterococcus saccharolyticus subsp. saccharolyticus:
GGCTTTAACCCATCACGAATATCAGGTAAAGCACGTTCTTGAATGATATATTTAGAATATCTTCCAAAGCGATCTCCCATGACTTCTTCCAATGTTAATTCTTGAATATTGTGTGTATGTTCCAAGAGATCACCTCCTAATCGTCAAATAAATTTAACTCTTGAACTTCTTGAATAGTTTGTGTTTCGATTTCAGGTTCGTCTTCTTTTTTCTCAAGAATACTTCCTTCTTCTTCCAACGAAAATTGAACATGTGCTTCAATCCATTTTCTTCTTGGCTCCACTTTGTCTCCCATTAACGTTGTCACACGACGTTCAGCTTTTGCAGCATCATCAATGCGAACACGAATTAACATTCTTGTTTCTGGATCCATTGTGGTTTCCCATAATTGCTCAGCATTCATTTCACCAAGACCTTTATAGCGTTGAATCATATAACCACGGCCGACTTTTTTCGTCATTTGATCTAACTCTTCATCAGTCCAAGCATATTCAATGACTTCTTTTTTTCCAGACCCTTTAGAAACCTTATAGAGTGGTGGCAAAGCGATATACACTTTTCCTGCTTCAATTAATGGTTTCATATAACGGTAAAAGAACGTTAATAATAAGACTTGGATATGCGCACCATCGGTATCCGCATCGGTCATGATAATGACTTTATCGTAATTACAATCTTCAATAGCAAATTCTGGTCCAACACCTGCACCGATTGTATAAATCATTGTATTAATTTCTTCATTTTTTAGAATATCTTGCATTTTAGCTTTTTCTGTATTAATTACTTTACCTCGTAACGGCAAAATGGCTTGGAATTTGCGGTCACGACCTTGTTTCGCAGAACCACCAGCTGAATCTCCTTCGACAAGATACAATTCATTTTTCTGAGGATTACGTGATTGCGCAGGAGTTAATTTACCAGATAGCAAAGATTCGCCTTTTTTACGTTTTTTGCCTGTTCGACTTTCTTCACGTGCTTTACGCGCTGCTTCACGTGCTTCACGTGCTTTAATCGCTTTACGAACAAGCATTTGGCTCATTTCACTATTTTCTTGTAAATAAAATCCTAATTGTTCACCTAAAACTGAATCAACTGCTCCGCGTGCCGCAGGTGTTCCTAATTTTTCTTTGGTTTGGCCTTCAAATTGTAAAAGATTTTCTGGAATACGAACCGATAAAATAGCCGATAGTCCTTCACGGAAATCACTACCTTCTAAGTTTTTATCTTTTTCTTTTAATAAATTCACTTTGCGTGCATATTCATTGAAAGCTTTGGTCATCGACGTTTTCAAACCAACTTCATGTGTCCCACCATCTTTAGTCCGCACATTATTAACAAAAGACAAGACATTTTCCGAATACCCATCATTATATTGAAAGGCTACTTCAACTTCGATGCCTTCACGTTCACCAGAAAAGTAGGCAACTGGTGTTAGCGTATCTTTTTCTTCATTTAAGTAAGTAACAAATTCTTTAATACCTTCTTCATAAAGGAAAGTTTCTTCGACTTTCTCTTCACCACGAAGGTCTGTTAACGTAATTTTTACACCACGTAATAAAAATGCTGACTCTCGCAAACGCTCTGCTAACGTCGTATACGAGAATTTCGTTACTGAAAAGATACTCGCATCTGGTAAAAAGTGCACTTGTGTACCATTAGGTTTTCTTGTTTTACCAATTTTTTGTAGCGTCCCATCTGGTTTGCCGCCATCTTTGAATTTTTCTTGGTATTCAATGCCATCACGCACAATCGTTACGTTTAGCCATGTGGATAAAGCATTGACTACACTGGCACCTACACCGTGTAAGCCACCAGATGTTTTATATCCACCTTGACCAAACTTACCACCAGCATGTAAGACAGTAAAAATAACTTCAACTGTAGGAATTCCTGAAGCATGCATTCCCACCGGCATACCACGTCCACTATCTTGGACACTAATACTATTATCTTCATGAATAGTGACATGAATTTCATTTCCATAACCTGAAAGAGCTTCATCGACAGCATTATCAAAAATTTCATATACTAAATGATGTAAGCCTCGGCCATCTGTCGAACCGATATACATCCCGGGTCTTTTTCTTACCGCTTCTAATCCTTCTAAAACTTGGATCGACGCGTCATTGTATTCATTGGTTTGTTTTTTTACCAAAGCTAGCGCTCCTTTTTCAAAATTTACTCGAATCATTATACATCATATTTGTTCGACTAAGCAAAAAATTCGTGAAGAACAAGAAAAAAATTCTAAGAAGAAGCTTTCTCTTAGAACTTTTTTTCATTCTTTACTTACGCCATTTTTGCTAATTCGATTTTAATGCAACGATTCATTACAATATCTGTACGACCTGCCGCTTGCAATATTTCTGCAGCTTCATCATTTTCAATTCCTAATTGCGCCCAATAGACCTTCGCATTTGTTTCTAAAAATGCCTTAGCGATGTCAGGTAAAAATTCACTACGTCTAAAAATATCTACAATATCAATTGTTTCAGTAATATCTTGTAACTGTTCATAAACAGGTTCACCGAGAATTGTTTGTCCTGCTAATACTGGATTTACCGGAAAAATTCGGTAACCATGCTCTTGTAAAAGTTGGGCAATTTGATAACTTGTACGATCTTCTTTATTACTTAAACCAATAACTGCGATATTTTTCGCCTCTTTTAAATATGCTTGAATCGTTTCTTCACTTGGATTTTGAAAACTCATCGTACTTCCTCCTCTGAATATTTCGTTCTTTTTTATTGTTGCAATGCGTAATTCATGCTAAAATTGCTCTAGTTCTTTTAAGAAAGTTGGTCATTATGAAAATTATAATTTTATTGGTCATTGCTTATTTACTAGGTTCAATTCCTTCAGGTGTATGGATTGGCAAACTCTTTTTCAAAAAAGACATTCGCCAATTTGGTAGTGGAAATTCTGGCACCACAAATACCTTTCGTGTCTTAGGAAAAAAAGCAGGGATTATCGTCTTATTAATGGATATTTTAAAAGGTACACTAGCAACTAGTTTACCCGTTATTTTTCACATTACAACCATTAACCCTTTA
This window encodes:
- a CDS encoding CoA-binding protein, with the protein product MSFQNPSEETIQAYLKEAKNIAVIGLSNKEDRTSYQIAQLLQEHGYRIFPVNPVLAGQTILGEPVYEQLQDITETIDIVDIFRRSEFLPDIAKAFLETNAKVYWAQLGIENDEAAEILQAAGRTDIVMNRCIKIELAKMA
- the parE gene encoding DNA topoisomerase IV subunit B → MVKKQTNEYNDASIQVLEGLEAVRKRPGMYIGSTDGRGLHHLVYEIFDNAVDEALSGYGNEIHVTIHEDNSISVQDSGRGMPVGMHASGIPTVEVIFTVLHAGGKFGQGGYKTSGGLHGVGASVVNALSTWLNVTIVRDGIEYQEKFKDGGKPDGTLQKIGKTRKPNGTQVHFLPDASIFSVTKFSYTTLAERLRESAFLLRGVKITLTDLRGEEKVEETFLYEEGIKEFVTYLNEEKDTLTPVAYFSGEREGIEVEVAFQYNDGYSENVLSFVNNVRTKDGGTHEVGLKTSMTKAFNEYARKVNLLKEKDKNLEGSDFREGLSAILSVRIPENLLQFEGQTKEKLGTPAARGAVDSVLGEQLGFYLQENSEMSQMLVRKAIKAREAREAARKAREESRTGKKRKKGESLLSGKLTPAQSRNPQKNELYLVEGDSAGGSAKQGRDRKFQAILPLRGKVINTEKAKMQDILKNEEINTMIYTIGAGVGPEFAIEDCNYDKVIIMTDADTDGAHIQVLLLTFFYRYMKPLIEAGKVYIALPPLYKVSKGSGKKEVIEYAWTDEELDQMTKKVGRGYMIQRYKGLGEMNAEQLWETTMDPETRMLIRVRIDDAAKAERRVTTLMGDKVEPRRKWIEAHVQFSLEEEGSILEKKEDEPEIETQTIQEVQELNLFDD